A genomic segment from Clarias gariepinus isolate MV-2021 ecotype Netherlands chromosome 11, CGAR_prim_01v2, whole genome shotgun sequence encodes:
- the sagb gene encoding S-arrestin b isoform X1, translating to MSPKHVIYKKLSRDKSVGIYMGRRDFVDHCGTVDPVDGVVLLDPHQIKGKKVYIMLSCTFRYGRDDSDMLGWAFRRDIYVCTRQVYPPLQDRERSIHTKLQERLLRKLGNEAHPFFFEFPDNLPCSVTLQPAPTDEGKHCAVEFEVKAFCAENQDEKAHKRSSVRLAIRKVQHALDKGDAPPSCETTCEFMMSDKPLHMRVALEKETYYHGEPINVSVDIDNSSSKDVKNLVVSVEQMTNVVLYSNDKYTKSVACEETTDVVPSGTSLKKVYTLYPLLKNNRERRGLALDGKLKHEDTNLASSSIVKAEVLKEILGILVSYRVVVRGTAAGMIGSSEVAVEVPFLLMHPKPEEMRTRIWCSRSLSAHISKAWSAMMMNPLRTPETPIISFSLFTLQ from the exons GTGGGAATTTACATGGGGAGGCGGGACTTTGTGGACCACTGTGGAACTGTCGATCCTGTTG ATGGTGTAGTACTGCTCGATCCACAtcaaataaaaggaaagaaag TGTACATCATGTTGTCATGTACCTTCCGTTATGGTCGAGATGATTCAGATATGCTGGGTTGGGCGTTTCGGAGGGATATCTACGTGTGCACGAGGCAGGTGTATCCCCCACTGCAGGACCGTGAGCGCAGCATCCACACCAAGCTGCAAGAAAGGCTGCTGCGTAAACTTGGAAACGAAGCCCATCCCTTCTTCTTTGAG TTCCCCGATAACCTGCCGTGCTCTGTGACTCTGCAGCCAGCACCCACCGATGAGGGCAAG CACTGTGCGGTGGAGTTTGAGGTGAAGGCCTTCTGTGCTGAGAATCAGGATGAGAAAGCTCATAAGAG gaGCTCTGTGCGTTTAGCTATAAGGAAGGTGCAGCATGCTCTCGATAAAGGCGACGCTCCTCCATCATGCGAGACAACCTGCGAGTTTATGATGTCAGACAAGCCTCTCCACATGCGTGTCGCTCTAGAGAAAGAG aCATATTATCATGGGGAACCGATCAACGTCAGTGTGGACATTGATAACAGCTCCAGCAAGGATGTAAAGAACCTTGTAGTATCAg TTGAGCAGATGACTAATGTGGTGTTGTACTCCAATGACAAATACACAAAATCTGTAGCCTGTGAGGAAACCac AGACGTGGTGCCGTCTGGAACCAGCCTGAAGAAAGTGTACACTCTGTACCCCTTACTGAAGAACAACCGTGAGAGGCGGGGCTTAGCACTGGACGGGAAGCTGAAGCACGAGGACACCAACCTGGCTTCTTCTAGCAT agtGAAGGCGGAGGTGTTGAAAGAGATTCTCGGGATTCTGGTGTCCTACAGAGTGGTGGTCAGAGGCACAGCAGCTgg CATGATTGGTTCGAG tgaggTTGCTGTGGAGGTGCCATTTCTTCTCATGCATCCCAAACCTGAGGAAA tgaGGACACGGATATGGTGTTCGAGGAGTTTAAGCGCTCATATCTCAAAGGCGTGGTCGGCGATGATGATGAATCCGCTGAGGACTCCTGAGACTCCGATCatctctttttcattatttactcTACAGTGA
- the sagb gene encoding S-arrestin b isoform X2 — translation MSPKHVIYKKLSRDKSVGIYMGRRDFVDHCGTVDPVDGVVLLDPHQIKGKKVYIMLSCTFRYGRDDSDMLGWAFRRDIYVCTRQVYPPLQDRERSIHTKLQERLLRKLGNEAHPFFFEFPDNLPCSVTLQPAPTDEGKHCAVEFEVKAFCAENQDEKAHKRSSVRLAIRKVQHALDKGDAPPSCETTCEFMMSDKPLHMRVALEKETYYHGEPINVSVDIDNSSSKDVKNLVVSVEQMTNVVLYSNDKYTKSVACEETTDVVPSGTSLKKVYTLYPLLKNNRERRGLALDGKLKHEDTNLASSSIVKAEVLKEILGILVSYRVVVRGTAAGMIGSSEVAVEVPFLLMHPKPEEIKDSEDTDMVFEEFKRSYLKGVVGDDDESAEDS, via the exons GTGGGAATTTACATGGGGAGGCGGGACTTTGTGGACCACTGTGGAACTGTCGATCCTGTTG ATGGTGTAGTACTGCTCGATCCACAtcaaataaaaggaaagaaag TGTACATCATGTTGTCATGTACCTTCCGTTATGGTCGAGATGATTCAGATATGCTGGGTTGGGCGTTTCGGAGGGATATCTACGTGTGCACGAGGCAGGTGTATCCCCCACTGCAGGACCGTGAGCGCAGCATCCACACCAAGCTGCAAGAAAGGCTGCTGCGTAAACTTGGAAACGAAGCCCATCCCTTCTTCTTTGAG TTCCCCGATAACCTGCCGTGCTCTGTGACTCTGCAGCCAGCACCCACCGATGAGGGCAAG CACTGTGCGGTGGAGTTTGAGGTGAAGGCCTTCTGTGCTGAGAATCAGGATGAGAAAGCTCATAAGAG gaGCTCTGTGCGTTTAGCTATAAGGAAGGTGCAGCATGCTCTCGATAAAGGCGACGCTCCTCCATCATGCGAGACAACCTGCGAGTTTATGATGTCAGACAAGCCTCTCCACATGCGTGTCGCTCTAGAGAAAGAG aCATATTATCATGGGGAACCGATCAACGTCAGTGTGGACATTGATAACAGCTCCAGCAAGGATGTAAAGAACCTTGTAGTATCAg TTGAGCAGATGACTAATGTGGTGTTGTACTCCAATGACAAATACACAAAATCTGTAGCCTGTGAGGAAACCac AGACGTGGTGCCGTCTGGAACCAGCCTGAAGAAAGTGTACACTCTGTACCCCTTACTGAAGAACAACCGTGAGAGGCGGGGCTTAGCACTGGACGGGAAGCTGAAGCACGAGGACACCAACCTGGCTTCTTCTAGCAT agtGAAGGCGGAGGTGTTGAAAGAGATTCTCGGGATTCTGGTGTCCTACAGAGTGGTGGTCAGAGGCACAGCAGCTgg CATGATTGGTTCGAG tgaggTTGCTGTGGAGGTGCCATTTCTTCTCATGCATCCCAAACCTGAGGAAA TTAAAGACAG tgaGGACACGGATATGGTGTTCGAGGAGTTTAAGCGCTCATATCTCAAAGGCGTGGTCGGCGATGATGATGAATCCGCTGAGGACTCCTGA